Within Vicia villosa cultivar HV-30 ecotype Madison, WI linkage group LG1, Vvil1.0, whole genome shotgun sequence, the genomic segment GACGTCTTTGAGTGCCACCTCTCAATAAAAGTCGCCTACATGCAGTGGTTTATGTTCATGTACACAGAAGAACATAAACTTGCAAGATCGGAATATAAGAAAGCATCAACGAACCAAGCAGCTGTGGGATGTTCCAGCTCCAAAATCTTACTGTCATGGTTAATCATTTTCAAACAATCATGTTCctgtaaaaagaaaatataaccaTCAATGTGGATTTAATTAGTTGACAACAATATGTATTAttgcaaaagaaaataaatatacctCTCTATACCAGACATGTCTAGCAGCATGCTCTGCGTAATGATGAAGTAATGATGTGTCAAATGGCCCTCATGGATAACTCTCTAATAGGGCATAGGGATCGGCATGGGCTTCCTCGTGGACTTCAAGGGCTTAAGGGTCAACAGGATATGTATCTCCTAACAAACCTATGATTTTTCTCTTGTAGCGACAACTCGTTTTATATCCTACtagtccctaaaattactaaATGCATGTTCTTCTAACCTACCATATCGTTTACACTAATGTCTATCATACCTAATACATCTAATGTAGCCTAATCAACTAtctacaaataaaaatattaataagagaTTAAATTTTGAAATACTTACCTAATCAAAATGATGAGAAGTAGCTTGCATGTTTGATATGAAATGGAGGAGAAGTTTCAATGTTGCAGAGCTCCAATGAATGTTGTTTAGATGAATGAACGAGAAAGTTCAATGGTGCAGAGTTCAAATGTTATTTTGAGAACTTTTTTAGAACGAGAAGGTCTGACGCGAGATATAAAACATTACCGTCCAAAGAGACATCTCCGGACCACCCATAAACTTTTGGATAAATGGTGTTTACAGATATGCAtctttaaatgcattttttacacatacgaagatgcatctccagattaaattttaatgtaaaataGGTGTCTCTTCAATTTGGTTTGATAAATGGCTAAAATAGGTGGATCCGGAAATAAGGGACATTGTGAACTTTTCAAGGTGGTGTGAGATAACACATAAGGGTGTAAAGAGTATTTCCCGAAGACGAAATcatcaacaaaaaaaacatcTAGTTGAAAAGCTTGGGCTTTTAACTACTTCAACATTAGGTCTTTCAATAGCACATTGATCCAAGTGTCGAAGTTTAAGAATCCAATCGATATACAAGATCTGGACAAAAACATGTTTTCCTACTTTGCTTCACTTCAAAAAGGAATATGAATAAATTGGTACGAAGGGCCCTAGAGCTTTGACAAGAACCTGCTTGTGCTTGAAAGATTATGTGGAGATGAACAATTGTCTAAAATCAAGATGCATTATGGAAGTTTCTAAGTTTGTGTGTATGACATCATCagagcttttgaagaagttgatcCCAAAGAGCAAAGCAGAATAGGGAGATATATGTGATGTGAGGGAAGCATTAAAATGAGGTAAAATGTCTGATGCTAGCAAAATGTTCTTTTTTtctaaatgaatttttttgtccgAGCAGTTAGGTTTGTAGTTTGAAGATGTGCATGGACATCAGATGCGCGGGGAATGTGACATCCCAGGTATTCACTTTATAAGAGTGAATTTCAGTTATTAGCTTACTCGactaaaaattttttttttttttaaatttataataatttttataagataaaattttaatagtaaaagttattttaaatatatttttttatatcataAAATATTTGAGCTTaatgaaaatcatttaatttcaaaaaaataaatgcctaaaaaataatttttataaaaattattcaaaatgattttacttttaatgatttttttttataattttacaataataataaagtcactatagaataaaatatttgaataattaaattattcaatttaattctttcattaaaacatttttaaaaattaccaaaaatacGTATACATTTAGGAGAAAACCTTAACTTTTTTTAATAGTATCCAAATAACAAACAGTTTTGTGGATTCCTGTGTTTTAGGTAGGGTGAGAAAAGAGAGTCGGCTCCATGGACACGTTTGTTTTGTTTGAACATTAGTGCAATGCGAATCAAGAGTTTAGATTTGCATCCTCTAATGTGTCTCTTTcgttctagttttttttttttttagacttTCGCGATCTCATGTATATACTTAATTTTGCGCATTTGCGGGTCAATATCTAATTtacataatttatttatatttttaaatctaaaaGTTACAGTATGTGCGGGTCTGCCCCACCCCATCCTTATTTTTAATGCTTTAGTGAGAGATGAATTAAGATTTTAAACTCACATCCTCAAATATATTTACTaccgttaatttttattttatttttacagaTCTAAACGAGACGGACATGCTTGTTTCACCGCCccgattaaaaaaaaatagattttcttactcaaaatgaaaaaaaaaatcgtTTCCTACTTATTAGCCGTAGGTTTCTTGCGTGACAATTAAAATCCTATTTATAagagtattttttttcttcacaatTCAAAACCCTTGCTAAACCTTCACGCTATCGTCTTCACTCTCAGGTATTTCTTACCTCCGATTCTACCTTTCCCCTATACATTGCCTAAAGAAATCAAACTTTTGTCCTTTCGATTTCTTCATCCACTTCTCCTTTTTTTAAATCCCCTGTTTTAGGGTTGTTTAGCAACCTAATTGAGAAAACCAATCAAAAACCCACTTTTTGAGTCGTGAAAGTTGCTTCTTTGAAGCTAATAGAAGGTTTCATTATTagttataatatattatatagtaTAACAGGAACTTGTTGAATTTTCTCTCTTGTATAATCCATTCTTAGAATTTGATGAATCTTATTTACTTTTGCTTCCTTAATTGGATTAAAAAACTTCACAAtaaatcaaatcttttccttttgtTCTTTACAAGTATATAAAAAATTATCTATTCTTTACAtatgattgattaattgtgagTGTGAGTTAAAGATTATGAATCTCTAATATCTCTGAATTTGCTTTAATTGGCTAGTATTGATTTTGATGGCGAAGATACTTTTTATCGGTGGCATCGCTTGCTGTGCGGCTGCTCCTGTTTTTTCCATAATCGGCAGAGCAGAAGAGAGGTATCACCTCTATCTCCTTAGTTAGTGCCATTCCATGTAAtgtttcttctttattttttattttttataataatcattattattTGCAGGAATGCAGAAATTCTTAAATCCGTTACTCGGGTCCGGCACCTGAAGGACCTAGGTATGTGCAAGTTTAAATTGTTTTTGTTGCTGATTTCAATAATAACATGATTCCAATCATTGATCTTCTTGATAAACTCTGTACACATTAGAGTTTAGACATTTATAAAACACTGGCCTTTTTTCATCATCATTTGATGTATGTTTCTATGGTGATGAAGATAGAGATTAGATGCACTTTCATATATTGTAGCTTACTATTAGTTATTGATATTGCAATTTGTGCTATATTATGGTTTCTGATCATGTTTGAGATTCTTCACTTTTCAGCACAATTGCTGGATGCAGAAAGATCACCCTTGGTTGTTACAGTTTCTGGCAACGTTGTTTCTGAAACCCCAATTGAGTGCCAGATGACTCGTTTAAGCGGTGTTATAGTAGTAGAAAGTGTATGTAGATTTCAATTTCTGACGAGCATTAATTTCTTCTTTAAAAAGGGTAATACTTATCTCACTTTAGCCCTTTGCAACTAATACTTTACCTGTTTTGCAATTTTCTTTGAAGGTTGAGAAACTTATTCTTCAGAAGGATGATGCTACTGAGCGAAAAATGAAATGCAAAGATGATGATGATTCCTGGACACTAAGTTCTAAGATAATATCATCCATTCCTAAAGAAGTTCCATGGTATCTGGTGTGTTGTTTGTCTGTTTTCCTCTAATgcgttttttttttgttactaGAAATCACGATGATGCTTCTTAAACTCAATAGTTAAGCTTATAAACTAAACCCTCCTCCTACAAGATAAACAATAGtggtaaataaaatattttgacaaaatatatatTGTGAGCTAAAATCTAATTCACTTCGAATAAATGTTTAAGATAAAAGCTTTTAAAATAACTAAACTCTTTCTATTTCGTGTGTTAGGATGACGGGACTGATCGTGTATGTGTGGTTGGAGCTCGTGATGCCACTGGTTTTGTATTACCTGTTAGAAACTCAACATTTAAAGAATCAGGCGAGAAAATTGTACTTAAAACCTTTGGTGATTGCAAACCTAAAAAGGTGGGTTTGTTATGTCCATTCTCTTCTGCTCCCCTCTCCCTGcgaacatttttaaaaaattaaagcaCACTAAGTTCTACTTATTTTGTCATGAAATCATACATTCGAAGACGATTGGTTTCAAGAGGATTGAACGAGTACTTCCAGTTGGAACTTCCTTGAATGTTGTTGGTGAGGTAATCCATTAGCTTCAAGAATATAGTTATTTTTATTCTATATATTACATAATTCATCATAATTGGTATTTTTAGTGTTGCAAAAATAGTTTGCTAATGATGCAAGATATGACAAGTTACTTGCTGGAACAATAATTTCATTAAGCATGCGTCGATGTGATTTATACCCGTGATATAAATTTGTGGTAGAAAAGCTTCTTGTAGATTTCATTATTTGATATGCTTAAGCAAAATGAACTTCACATTACTAATACTCAAACTCTGATCGTAACCATTGTTGTTTTGCCTCTATAAAAAGGATTGGAGTTTCTATTTTTCTTAGATGTCTTACTTCCTGTTTACATTTAATCAACTCTGGTTTATACTAATCCTTTTTTTTACTCAATCCATTGCTGCTTCAAGCCCTCATTTTTTTGCAAGAATAATTTTTAAGCTGTATGATCAGGCCTCTAAAGATGATGACGGGACTGTTCGAATTCAGCGACCTCGCAATGGTCCATTTTATGTCTCTTCCATCACGATTGATGAACATACTACAAAATTTCTGGATTCTTCAAGGTTGCTTTACTTTAtaggttttttttgtgttttgtttggtGTCTACAAGCTTTTTTATTGACTAAAATTTCCTATTAGGTGGTACAAGAAAACTTCTGAGTTCCTAACAGTGTTTGGTGCTAGTATAATAGTCCTAAGTGCTACTTCCTACATCTTGGAAAAGGTATAATCTACTATGTTATAGAAAGATTGGTTTTTGCTCAAGGCTTTTGCCATTTTTGTGCTTCTCCTCTATGTTCACTTTGTTTATTATGCTCACACTTAGATTTTTTGACTTACCAAATTCTTTTTCTCCCTCCAAATTCACAGGTTGCATAGTTGATTATCGCTGGATTTTAGATTTTTCTTCCTTTTGATTTGATAGGCTTTAGTTTGTGTGGCGTTTAATATTTTGTATGATGAGATACTGGAATAGAAGTTGTCTTTCACTTTTAATTTGTCTGTTTATTTCATCATTTGATAATGCATTACACTCACTGATGATATTATAATAATAGTTTTGTTTCTAAAATAGATTGTAATTTTCGATTTTTCTGTGTCTTATTACCTGTTTCCATTTTATCAACTCTGGCTAACATTAACGATTTAATTCATATAAGTATCAACAATGTAACGCAATTTTAACAATTCGAACAAAAAAAGTTTAGAATTCATCATATATAAGTTAGAAGTCATACAAATGATGAGTTGTGATTGATTGATGATTTAAAAAGTCTTACATCGATGTTGAATTAAAATTGTTCTCTATATTACTCTATCTATTTTAAAATAACTgacttatttgattatttgactGAGAAATACAAATATTGTTACTAAAATACttttatcatttatgtatgttaagCGGGCTATTATTTTACTATTGAAGTATGATGCAACTATTTTGATTAGGAGTTGTTTTAGTAGTTTGAATTTTATATAGAAGTTCCAGTTCTGAAGTTCTAGTATACTTTTGATCACATGAAAACTTTGGCATGCATACATATAGTACTGTTAATGATTGATTGTTTAAGATGTTATGAAGAGTAAGAGAGGGTTTTCTAACAACTTCAATCTTCATAAAGCAACTTCAATGATCAATGTAAGTTGGAGTAATCTTTGAAAATTTAACACATTGTTCATAAATAATAGTATATAACAGCACAGCACAACTTGGACCACTATGTGATTATGGAGATATAGTGACCACATGTGTGATGTGTGATAAATAGAGGAATGTGTAACCTCTGTTGTAGAGTATGTTGTAGCTGGTAAAACGATGAAGAGTGTAAGTATTATTCGGATGGGAAAGGATTGACTGATTAAATGATTGTGAGTGTTCGATCTTGATCGAACGGTCttgatttaaatttaatatttttaaatttacaaataaaaatagaattttttttttaatcatccaatcaagataatatatttaatattaatttggcTGCCTGAAAAAGTTGACTGCAATAGATTCATATtcataaagaaaatttctttacccacctccctatgggtggtcacctcctgcgaaaaaccaaaactacccctgcttcggaagttcattttcgaaagcgtgtttttttaaaaaaattgacttacttcggaagttcatttccgaaataattatttcggaagttcacttccgaaatactgcgatttctgcagatttatcaaaacactccccctcccccaatcatttaccctaaatcaaaacaaaaagtggcagaggcgaaaatttgtgcaaacagaattccaaagctgcatcaaggctccaatcacactgctaaacaacattcaaaagccctcaatcctaacactttgtaagttttgaaatttttagatctattattcaaatgcatgttatttagggttttaattgcataaatgatatatggctaggttgttagtagtatttaggttgtttagaagcattttgatttggtttgaaagttgatttaggggtctgccatggaagttgtaggaaattgcatcgcaggggtgtttcggaagttcatttccgaaaacacctccctcccagttttcggaaatgaacttccgaaatgtatcagaagttcaattttttttgttttttattttgtctcgcatattaatcgatttcaattgtttacatgaacatgtcttctagagagggcgctaagggaagaaaggattcttcaaagaaagaggtgaaagaggtgaaggaggtgaaggaggtgaaggaggtgaaggagaagaagaaggtttcgaccggctctacttctcgttcccagggggcccggggcccggatgctcaagctcagtcttcaggcgtgagagtcgtgatcaacgctgatggttctgagactgagtgggatgaggattggtataattatcttcattcggaggagttcgctcgtcgggaagaataacgtgttttttttgtttgatgtgtattttgtaacgctcgtcgggcagaataacatgtttttgttttgttttgttctgatttcggattgtatcgcacagtgtatttgtattggatttatcatgttagtttttggaagtggtaaccggggtcggaacatatgacggatgaggtggatgtctggaggaagtagaactggagatacgtccaccacgagacaaagtagccaatcaatgtaagctatagtttatgattatcatctggggaggtcatttctaaaaaatcaagattaaaaataataagattttttttccaattttttgtaatgacgtcccctgatgataatgataaattatagcttacattgattggctcctttgtctcgcggtggacgtacctccgggtcttcttcctccggacatccacctcctccgtcatatgtttcggctccggttacacctcctccgtcatttgttactttcagttgtacgtatttttattaaaataataaataaaccttttgaaatttggaagcctttttttctccccaccactctctcatccccacctacccgtgtttaacaatatgtaactttaattttatgtaatattatcgttgtaattttcacccgattaaataaagcgaattgttcattttcttctgtccagacctattttcggaagt encodes:
- the LOC131614637 gene encoding E3 ubiquitin-protein ligase SP1-like isoform X1; translated protein: MNLIYFCFLNWIKKLHNKSNLFLLFFTILILMAKILFIGGIACCAAAPVFSIIGRAEERNAEILKSVTRVRHLKDLAQLLDAERSPLVVTVSGNVVSETPIECQMTRLSGVIVVESVEKLILQKDDATERKMKCKDDDDSWTLSSKIISSIPKEVPWYLDDGTDRVCVVGARDATGFVLPVRNSTFKESGEKIVLKTFGDCKPKKTIGFKRIERVLPVGTSLNVVGEASKDDDGTVRIQRPRNGPFYVSSITIDEHTTKFLDSSRWYKKTSEFLTVFGASIIVLSATSYILEKVA
- the LOC131614637 gene encoding E3 ubiquitin-protein ligase SP1-like isoform X2, which produces MAKILFIGGIACCAAAPVFSIIGRAEERNAEILKSVTRVRHLKDLAQLLDAERSPLVVTVSGNVVSETPIECQMTRLSGVIVVESVEKLILQKDDATERKMKCKDDDDSWTLSSKIISSIPKEVPWYLDDGTDRVCVVGARDATGFVLPVRNSTFKESGEKIVLKTFGDCKPKKTIGFKRIERVLPVGTSLNVVGEASKDDDGTVRIQRPRNGPFYVSSITIDEHTTKFLDSSRWYKKTSEFLTVFGASIIVLSATSYILEKVA